TCGAGCGGGAGTTGGAAAAGCTCAGGGCACTCGTGACCGTCGGGGATGATGAGTTCGCTTTCCAGCGTCCAGTCCTTCAGGTTGTCCGAGCTGAGTATCGCGAAGGCCGGTTTGGCCAGATAGAGGATCATGACCCATTTGCCCGATTCCTCGTGCCAGAAAACCTTTGGGTCACGGTTGTTTCCCCGGATGTTTTTGACCACGGGATTACCGGCGTATTTGGTAAAAGTGCGTCCGCGGTCATTGGAGTAGGCGAGGCTCTGAGAGCGCCGCTGCCCTTTGGACCATGCATGCCCCTGCACGGCGGGGGCCGAGGTGTAGATCGCTACGAGCGGCGGCTCGTCGCCCGTCTGGAAACCGGCCGTGTTGTGTTCGTCGATGACGGCGGAGCCCGAAAAAATATGCCCCAGTTCGTCCGGGTGCAGGGCGGTCGGCAATTCCTGCCAGTGGACGAGGTCAGTGCTCACGGCGTGGCCCCAGTGTTTCGAGGTGCTGTCGATACCGAAAGGTCCGTGTTGATAGAACAGGTGGTACTCCCCGTCCTGGTAAACCAGTCCGTTGGGGTCGTTCAGGCGACCCATCTTGGTGGTGAAGTGGAACTGCGGGCGGTATTTTTCCCGGTAGATGCTAGCTTCATCGGGAAAGCTGTCCGCTTGCCTGAGCACCTCAAGGTCCCCCTGCTGCCCCGTCGGCAACTCGATGGTCAGGGTCTTGCCGACGAACGCGCTGACGTCGGCGGGCATCCAGAATAGCGGATTTTCTGCGTCGAACTCGACGTTGAAATCCCGGACCTTTTCACCATCGACGCGGAACTGCATCCACTCCCGCTTTGCCTCCGGGTTGACAGGCAAGAGCAGGTAGGGGTGGGTGATTTCAATGTCTCTTGTGTCGGCGCTGAAGCCGGTCAGGGGGAGCATCAAGGCGAGGCCGAGCAGTTTATGAGCAGTCATCAGAAAGAGGGCAGAGGTGGTCTGAAAGGAGGGTGGAGGCTGTCAGGGGATAATTGTGCAAGCTCTGGCGGGCTTACTCGGACTGGTCACTGTCCAGAAGCAAGGAGTGGTCAATCGTGGCGGGCGACATCTGCCAGGCATCGAGCGAGAGGAGCGTGGCGCTGCCCCCGGCGGCGAAGACCGCGATATCGAGATCCTCCAGCGGAGCGTAATGTATCCGCGATTCGAATACACGGCCATCGTCGGTACAGGCATCGAGGATACCCTTGTCGAGAAAGATGCGGAAGGTGACCTCCCGGGTGTCGGGATCGATCTCGTATTCGCAGGGGTATTCTTCCAGTTCGCGCTGGACAATGATCCGTCCGTCCTTCCACATGACCGGAATGAAGCGGCTGCCGTCATCGCTGCGGCGGACCTGGAGACCGAAGGAGTCGGCATCACCCGCGCGGAATCTGGCCATGATTTCCACGGTGTCTCCCCGCAGTCCCTCGATGACTTCCACCTCGTCGTTCAGCGTTACCGGCGTGTGGAGCGAGAACGGGCTGTGCCGCAGCTTCTCCAGGCTGGCGGGCGGAGACATGCGGGGCTTCAGATCCTCTCCGATGGACAGCACGCGGGGCATGGCAAGGGCGCCGGTCCAGCCACGGTCTTTTTTCTGCCCCCGGGTAACGCCGAGCAGGATCGTTTGCCCCTGGTCGTCTTTGTAGAGCGTCGAGGCGTAAAAGCGTGTGTCGTGGTTGAGATAGCCCTCCGAGCGGGGGGTGAAGCTGGCACTGTCCGGATCGAAGTCGCCGATCCGGTAGCGCACCGGCGAGTGCGGGGAGGCCAGGTAAAGCCAGTGGCCGTCTACCTCGAAAAAGTTCGGGCACTCGGCACTGTCTTCGTCGATATTGCCCCGGTATTCCCACTCGGTCAGGTCGTCGTTGACGGCCTCATAGACGGGGATGGTGCGGTCGGTCAGGACAAGGAAGCGGCGGTCTCCGGCGCTGAACGGAAAGGCGTCCTTGATGTTGCGGGTAAGGTCTCCCTGCGGTACGAGACCTTGAGGAGAGGCGGGAGTGGTGGTCCATGTGATCCAGTCTTCGTCTTCGGGCCGGGCGATCCAGATGCGTCGGGGGATGTCGGGCAGATAGGGGACCATCGTTGTGAACTGGGCCGGTTGTCCATGCTTGTCCTGAGCCATGTTGCCGGAGAATACGCTAAGCTCGCCGTTCTCGTACAGTGGGCGAATCGCCAGCGGCAAAGTTTCCCAGTTGACGAGGTCCCTGCTGCGGGCATGGCCCCAGTGGACGTTGGTGGCCGAGCCATGCCCGACGAACACCATGTGCTGGTAAAACAGATGGTGGTAGCCGTCCGACCAGGCGGGGCCGTTGGGGTCGTTCATGCGCTGGGACGGGGGCGCGTAGTGGTAGGTCGGGCGGTAGGGGTCGGATGCCGCCAGCGCCTGATTACGGCGGATCGCATTGAGGGCGTCTTGGCGGACCTGGGTAATGGCGGCCTCGACCGAGCCTGATGGGCTGTCGTGGTTTGCCTTTGGGGTGTTGCTGAGCGAGATACTATCGACCAGCACGTAGTTGACGGGCTCTTCCCCGGTGGTGAGATCATGGATGCCGAGGGCTGCTGTTTGCCCTTCAAATTCGCTCACATCCCAGGTCTTCCATTCCAGCGAATCATTGCCCGTGCCCGACGAGGTGCGGACGATGCGTCCGTCGATCCAGAGCGAGAGAGCGGTGCGGAAGGCTTGGTCTCCGCCGCCGATAAGGAAGTTGAGGTAGGGCCGGGAAATGATAAAGGGAGGGGACAGGAGGGAGCCGGTCTCGTTGCTGCCGTCGGCGGGCTGGGACTTGGCGAGGGATTTGCCTTCGTAGCCGGAGATGCTGTCGCTGGCAGCGGGAGTGTAGGGACCGGCGGAGAATGCCTTGCCGGAGGCGGACCAGGGGTGGTAATCCGGTTGCTCGAAGTCGGCAATGACGATGTCGCTCTTGTCATCTGCCGGGAGCGCGAATGTCGTGAGCTCGCTGTCGTCATTGCTGAGGACAAAGTTGTCCGCCGCGATGTGCCCCCAGCGTCCGGTTTTCCGGTCCGCGAGCCGTAGGCGGGCGGTTTTCCCCTGAAGGTTTTTCAAGTCCCACGCCACGGGCTCCAGGGATTTTTGACTGGGGCCTGCGGCGGTGCGTACGACCTGACCGTCCACGATCAACTCGACACAGGTCTCGTCGGGATGATTCCCGCCTCCGATGAGGAAGTGCAGCCAGCGGCGATCGATAGTAAATTCCGGTGACGTGAGCGTGCCCGTAGCGCTGTCTCCGCTGAACTCAAGCCGGGACATGGCCAGTTTGTTTCCGGAGCGGTTGAGGTATAGTTTGGTCGGTGCCTGGGGGCCGGGCGCAAAGGCTTCTCCCTCGATCTCCCAACTGCCGTAGTCGCTGCCCTCGAAATCATCGAGAGCGTGGTCCTGTGCTCCGGGTGACTGGATGATACTCAGGGTGAGGCCAAGAAAAGCAGGTAGTATTTTCATCGATTGAACAGGGGTAATGAAAGGCGGCGGGTGTTTCAACCCGCCGCCCAGTATCTGTAAGAACTTTAGTTACGAATGTTCTGGCGGCGGTGGAACGCGACGCACAAGAGGACGGCCAGGCCGAGCAACAGGGCGTTGGTCCGAATTTCCGGGACCGCGGTCAGCTCAAGGTTGATTTCACCGTCTTCATAGGTGAAGACGCCTTGCATGCTCTCATTGGAAATCGTCCAGCCAGAGACGTCAATGGCTTCATCCAGGCCGGATATGATACCCGTGTAAATCCCGACCTGTATGCCCGAGCCTTCGAGCACGATCATCTGGTTCAGGTCGAAGCTCCAGGTACCCCCGGT
The DNA window shown above is from Ruficoccus amylovorans and carries:
- a CDS encoding GH32 C-terminal domain-containing protein, whose product is MTAHKLLGLALMLPLTGFSADTRDIEITHPYLLLPVNPEAKREWMQFRVDGEKVRDFNVEFDAENPLFWMPADVSAFVGKTLTIELPTGQQGDLEVLRQADSFPDEASIYREKYRPQFHFTTKMGRLNDPNGLVYQDGEYHLFYQHGPFGIDSTSKHWGHAVSTDLVHWQELPTALHPDELGHIFSGSAVIDEHNTAGFQTGDEPPLVAIYTSAPAVQGHAWSKGQRRSQSLAYSNDRGRTFTKYAGNPVVKNIRGNNRDPKVFWHEESGKWVMILYLAKPAFAILSSDNLKDWTLESELIIPDGHECPELFQLPLDGDPTQPYWIVWEGSGRYSIGTFDGREFSLKSGPFEAVYGANDYAAQNFNHTPDGRTIQLSWMGRGEFKYPGMPFNQQMTVPRELTLRTTEDGPRLYIYPIKELENLRGEHHQWRDITLQQDTQTLQGIAGDLLEVDLTLKPGSATEAGVEIFGQRISYNLREQTLVAFGREAPLPLMPDGLIRLKILVDRTSVEIFANEGYRQMAFCVLPQLSAGIRLFADQGECEFPSVDVWELQPIW
- a CDS encoding glycoside hydrolase family 32 protein, with the translated sequence MKILPAFLGLTLSIIQSPGAQDHALDDFEGSDYGSWEIEGEAFAPGPQAPTKLYLNRSGNKLAMSRLEFSGDSATGTLTSPEFTIDRRWLHFLIGGGNHPDETCVELIVDGQVVRTAAGPSQKSLEPVAWDLKNLQGKTARLRLADRKTGRWGHIAADNFVLSNDDSELTTFALPADDKSDIVIADFEQPDYHPWSASGKAFSAGPYTPAASDSISGYEGKSLAKSQPADGSNETGSLLSPPFIISRPYLNFLIGGGDQAFRTALSLWIDGRIVRTSSGTGNDSLEWKTWDVSEFEGQTAALGIHDLTTGEEPVNYVLVDSISLSNTPKANHDSPSGSVEAAITQVRQDALNAIRRNQALAASDPYRPTYHYAPPSQRMNDPNGPAWSDGYHHLFYQHMVFVGHGSATNVHWGHARSRDLVNWETLPLAIRPLYENGELSVFSGNMAQDKHGQPAQFTTMVPYLPDIPRRIWIARPEDEDWITWTTTPASPQGLVPQGDLTRNIKDAFPFSAGDRRFLVLTDRTIPVYEAVNDDLTEWEYRGNIDEDSAECPNFFEVDGHWLYLASPHSPVRYRIGDFDPDSASFTPRSEGYLNHDTRFYASTLYKDDQGQTILLGVTRGQKKDRGWTGALAMPRVLSIGEDLKPRMSPPASLEKLRHSPFSLHTPVTLNDEVEVIEGLRGDTVEIMARFRAGDADSFGLQVRRSDDGSRFIPVMWKDGRIIVQRELEEYPCEYEIDPDTREVTFRIFLDKGILDACTDDGRVFESRIHYAPLEDLDIAVFAAGGSATLLSLDAWQMSPATIDHSLLLDSDQSE